DNA from Mesorhizobium loti R88b:
GAACCTCATCTGGCCATGACGCGAACAGGATGTCGCGAATAGCATAGCGACATCAGGAAAAACCTTGCCTGTCAATCGGCTACGCCGTCTGGACGAGATTAAATTTGCGACATGGGTCGCAAATGGGCAATAGGCGTGCAGCGATGCCGGGAAAGCGGCAGTAACTGTTCAAGGCGCGGGCAAAGTGCGCAAAACAAACAAAAACGCCGCTTGGCTGGAGCCAGGCGGCGGCGTTGCAGTTTTAAAGCAGCGGCAGGGAGGCGCTGCCTGGAAAAAAGCTCAGGCGACGAAGCCGAGGCGCGCCGCAGCCATGGCGCCGGTCTGGCCGGGCATGGTGTTGGCAAGGCGCTGACGCTCGAGAGCGGTGGTCAGGTTCATTTCGCGGCGGGCAAAGAGGCGGGCAAAAAGCTTCATCATCATCTCCTATCGGTTGCTCAGACGGGTCGCCTTCGCTTGATGGAGTGGGGCAGCTCGTTTGCTGGCGCTGATATAGGCTTGTGTAAGTGAAAACTAAATCGCAAAAGCGAAGCGCTTGATATGAAATGCGACACCGAATGCGACGGAGTTGGGCATCGCGCTTAAATTTTGTGATTATTTACAAGGCACTAATTCGAAGTCCGCGCCGCTATGCGGCTTGCTCATATGCGCCATGCGCCGGCGACATGGCTCTAAAACTCATTTGAATACAAATAAAATGGTGAAGGCCTGCGTGTTAAAATCGAGAAGGCCTGCCGGGCTGGGTCAGCGCGGCAGGCCTTCAGCATGTGCTACACACGGTTTACTTTGCTCCAGCCCAGGATCCGATGCCATTGCGCATGCCGGTCTTGGTGTCGGAAGCTTCAGGCCAGCCAATATCCTTCTGCAGTTCGATCGGCAGGGAGCGGATGGCGCGTTCGGTCTGGTAGCGGGCGCGTGCCGCGCTGAATTCAGTCGCGATGCGACCGAGGGACGACAGGATAGACATTTCATTTCTCCTAGTGCGCCGGGCAGGGATGCCGGGCAGCGGTTGGTTACGTCAGGTCTGTTTCAGCTTCATTTCATGTCGATTACAGGTCTGTGTCGTGTTGGTTTCGTGGCTGCATCTGGCAGCATCCTGTCTCGACAAGATTGACTATCCTCCCAAACTGATGTTCAATCAAACGAAATGGAATGATGTTTTGTATCAGAAAAATTGAAGGTCGATCCCATGAACGCCCCGCTCAATCATCCGCTGCCGCTGCTCGATCTCGACGTTTTGCGCACTTTCGTGGCGATTGCAGAGACCGGCAGCTTCACCACCGCCGCCAATGCGGTGTTCCGCACGCCCTCGGCTGTCTCCATGCAGATCAAGAAGCTGGAAGACATTCTTGGCCGCTCGGTGTTCGCGCGTGACGCGCGCTCGGTGTCGCTGACCACGGATGGGGAGGTGCTGCTTGGCTATGCACGCCGGCTGCTGTCGATCAACCGCGAGGTGGTGTCGAAGTTCATCATTCCCGACATTGTCGGTGTCGTTCGACTAGGCTCGCCGGATGATTATGGCGAGCGCGTGCTGCCGCATGTGCTGAAGCGCTTCGCGCAGTCGCACCCCTCGATTGCCGTCGACGTCACCATCGACCAGAGCAGCAATCTGCGCCGCCGCATGGACGACCGGGCGCTCGACATCACGCTTCTGACCAACTCCTACAAGACCAGCGCGCTCGGCGCCGAGGTGCTTTTGACCGAGCCCATCGTGTGGGCCGGCGCCAAGGGTGGATGCGCGCATCTGCGCGAACCGCTGCCGGTGTCATTGTGGGAAGAGGGGTGCGCCTGGCGGGCAGGGGCGCTTGACGCGCTTGGCCGCGAGGGCCGCAACTATCGCGTTGCTTACATGAGCGCGCATACAGCCGGCCAGCGCGCCGCGATCATGGCCGATCTTGCGGTCGCGCCGCTGCCGAGATCGTTCCTCGGCAATGACATGGTCGAGCTCTGCCCGAAGGACGGCATGCCCGATATCGGTACCTACAATCTGGCCATGGTGGTGGCGCCCGACGCCAGCGCGCCGGTTAAGGCTGTCGCCGACCACATCCGCGACACGTTCGAAGTGTTCCGGGAAACCGGCAAGTTCTGATCGTCAGATACTGGACCGGAAGCGCTACTCCGCAGCCTCCGCGGAGGGCGCCTCGTACCTTGTTCTCATGTTTTGCCCGATCGGCTCGCGGCTCTCGCTGAGGAACGCGACGATGTGCTGGCGGGCGCGGCGCGATTCCGGCATGTCGATCAGCGGCCAGACGTGGAACATGCCTTGCTCATAGATGACATCGATTTCGACGCCGGCGGCACGCGCCTTTTCGGCGAAGATCAGATTGTCAGGACTGAGCAAGTCGTGCGAGCCGGTCAGAAGCAGCGTTTTCGGCAAAACTGAAAGATCGCCATAGAGCGGGCTGATGTGCCAATCGCTGCGGTCGATGCCGGCGCTGTACATACGGATCGCTTCCAGGCCGCCGGGGATGCCCAGCCAGGGATCATTGCGCTCCGCCTCGAACAGCTTGGGGTTGGAGAGCGACATGTCGAGGCCGGGTGAAATCAGCACATGGCGCGACGGCAGCGGCAGGGCCTCTTCGGCGGCCATCATGGTCAGCACCACGGCCATGTTGCCGCCGGCGGAATCGCCCATGAAGATGATATCTTCCGCCTCTGTCTCCTCGAGCATTTCGCGATAGACATCGCCGACCATGCCGAACATGGCGTGGAAATCGTGTTCGGGGGCGATGGGATAGATCGGCACGGTAATGCCGTAGCCCAGCCGGTCGGCCATGTCGGCGATCAGGTGCCAGTGATAGGGCGTGATCTCAAAGACATA
Protein-coding regions in this window:
- a CDS encoding alpha/beta hydrolase, whose protein sequence is MPSLKSHFVSFVLRHSRKQAFSSPENLQRWIAAARKTEDHRPPASLHQRFDIETRTVDGFPVYEIAPRAGERKRILYLHGGAYVFEITPYHWHLIADMADRLGYGITVPIYPIAPEHDFHAMFGMVGDVYREMLEETEAEDIIFMGDSAGGNMAVVLTMMAAEEALPLPSRHVLISPGLDMSLSNPKLFEAERNDPWLGIPGGLEAIRMYSAGIDRSDWHISPLYGDLSVLPKTLLLTGSHDLLSPDNLIFAEKARAAGVEIDVIYEQGMFHVWPLIDMPESRRARQHIVAFLSESREPIGQNMRTRYEAPSAEAAE
- a CDS encoding LysR substrate-binding domain-containing protein, which codes for MNAPLNHPLPLLDLDVLRTFVAIAETGSFTTAANAVFRTPSAVSMQIKKLEDILGRSVFARDARSVSLTTDGEVLLGYARRLLSINREVVSKFIIPDIVGVVRLGSPDDYGERVLPHVLKRFAQSHPSIAVDVTIDQSSNLRRRMDDRALDITLLTNSYKTSALGAEVLLTEPIVWAGAKGGCAHLREPLPVSLWEEGCAWRAGALDALGREGRNYRVAYMSAHTAGQRAAIMADLAVAPLPRSFLGNDMVELCPKDGMPDIGTYNLAMVVAPDASAPVKAVADHIRDTFEVFRETGKF